Part of the Nocardia farcinica genome, GCAGGACCTCGCCGGAGGCGGTGAGCAGCGCGTCCAGCATCGAGGGCACGGTGTGCAGGACGGTGACGTTCTCCCGTTCCATCAGCTCGTGCAACCGGGCCGGGTCGCGGTGCCCGTCGGCCGCGGCGATCACCAACCGCCCGCCGCACGCCGCGGCCGACCAGAACTCCCACACCGACAGGTCGAAGGTGGCGGCCGTCTTGAGCAGCACCGCGTCGTCGGCGGTGAGCTCGAATTCGCTGATCTTCCACCGCAACTGGTTCACCACGGCGGCGTGCGGCACCGCCACACCCTTGGGCCGTCCGGTGGAACCGGACGTGAAGATGACGTAGGCGGTGTGGTCCGGGCGCAGCGGCGCACGACGGTCGGCGTCGGTGATCGGCGCGGCCGAGTCCGCAACCGCGCCGTCGACCGACAGGACCGGGGCGACCTCGGTGGTGAAACCCGTGGCCGCGTCGGTGAGGACCAGCACCGGTGCGGCCGTGCGCAGGATGTAGTCGGTGCGCTCGGCCGCCTGATCCGGATCCACCGGCACATACGCACCACCCGCACGGGCGACCGCATACATCGCCACCACCAGATCGACACCGCGCCGCAGCGCCAACGCCACCCGATCCTCGGGGCCGACGCCTCGCGCGATGAGGGTGCGGGCCAGGCGGTTGACCCGGGCGTCCAGCTCCGGCCAGGAGATCCGGCGGCGATCGGCGTCCACCAGGGCGACGGCGTGGGCGGAGGCCGCGGCCGCCGAGGCGTCCAGCAGATCGGCCAGGGTGCCCGGCGGGAGCGGATGGTCGGTGGCGTTGACGCCGCGCGTCAGTCGCTCCCGCTCGACCGGATCCAGCAGATCGATCTCGCCGACCGCGGTGCGCGGGGCGGCGACCACCTCGCGCAGCAACCGCTCGAACCGGTCCACGAAGCCGCGCACGGTGGCCGGGTCGAACAGCGCGGTGGCGTAGGTCAGGGCACCGCCCATGCCCGCGGGCGCGCCGCTCTCGTCGTAACGGTCGCCCACGATCCAGTGCAGATCGAACTGCGAGACATGCACATCCACATCCAGACCCGACACGCGCAGCCCCGGCAACTCCAGGCTCGCCTCGGCCAGATTCTGGAACGAGAAGCCGACCTGGAACAGCGGATGCCTGGCCGTGGAGCGCACCGGGTTGAGCACCTCGACCAGCCGCTCGAACGGCACACCGGCATGGGCGAACGCGCGCAGATCGGTTTCCCGCTGGCGGGCCAGCAGTTCGGTGAACGACTCACCGGGGTCGATGCGGCTGCGGAAGACCAGCGTGTTGACGAACATGCCGATCAGGTCGTCCAGCACTGCCTCACCACGACCGGCGATCGGCGTGCCCACCGCCACGTCGTCACCACCCGACAACCGGGCCAGCAACACCGCCAACGCCGTGTGCACAACCATGAACAACGTCGCACCCTCGGCCCGCGCCAACTCCACCAGCCCACGGTGCAACTCGGCATCGATGCGGATATCGACCACATCGCCGTCATAGGACTGCACGGCCGGGCGGGGTCGGTCGGTCGGCAGATCCAGCTGATCCGGCAGGCCCGCGAGTTCGGCCCGCCAGTAGGCGATCTGACGCGCGGCGGCGGTGTCCGGGTCGTCCTCGCTGCCCAGCACCTCGCGCTGCCAGATGCTGTAGTCGGCGTACTGCACCGGCAACGGCGCCCACTCCGGGGCGCGCCCGGCCGCCCGCGCCGCGTAGGCCGTCATCAGATCCCGCGTCAACGGCCCACCCGACGAGCCGTCACCCGAAATGTGGTGCACCGACATCGCGAGCACGAAGTCCTCCGGGGCGACCCGGAACAGCACGATGCGCAACGGCACCTCGGCGGTGACGTCGAATCCCGCGCCGAGCACGCCGGCGACGGCCGTGTGCAGCTGTTCCGGCACGACGTCGCGCACCTCCAGCTCCGGGGTCCGGTCGCCCGGCGGCAGGATCACCTGCGCGGGCCCCTCGGCGGTCTCCGGGTACACCGTCCGCAACACCTCGTGCCGGGCGACCAGGTCCCGCACGGCCGCGGCCAGCGCGGGCACGTCCAGCGCGCCGGTCATCCGCAGCGCGATCGGAATGGTGTAGGCCGCCGAGTCCGGCTCGAACCGGTTGAGGAACCACATCCGCTGCTGGGCCAGCGACAGCGGTATGCGCTCCGGACGCGGACCCGCCCGCAGGGCACGGCGGGTCTCGTGCCCGGTGGTGTCCGCGAGCCGGGCCGCCAGCCCGCTCACCGTCGGCGCCTCGAAGACCGCGCGCGCGTCCACCCGCACACCCAGTTCCGCCCCGAGCCGGGCGGCCACCCTGGTGGCGATCAGCGAATTGCCGCCGAGTTCGAAGAAATCGTCGTCGGCACCCACCCGCACGTCCCCGCCGAGCACCTGCGCGAACACGCCCGCGACCAGCTCCTCCAGCCGGCCGGACGGCGCCCGGAACTCGGTCGTGCGCAGGACCGGCGCGGGCAGCGCCCGGCGGTCCAGCTTGCCGACGGGGGTCAACGGGATCTCGTCGAGCACGGTGATCGCGGTCGGCACCATGTGCGCGGGCAGCGCGGCCGCGGCATGCGCGACCAGCGCCTCGATGTCGATCTCGGCGCCGTCGGCGGGCACCACGTAGGCGGCCAGCACCGTCGCGTCGTTGTCGAGCCGGTGCCCGACGGTGACCGCGAAGCTCACCGATTCGTGTCCGGCCAGCACGGCGTCGATCTCACCGAGCTCGATGCGGAAGCCGCGGATCTTCACCTGGAAGTCGTTGCGGCCCAGGTATTCCAGATCACCGTCGGCGAGCCTGCGCACCAGGTCGCCGGTGCGGTAGAGGCGGGTGCCCGCCTCGAACGGGTTCGCCACGAAACGGGACGCGGTGAGCGCGGGCCTGGCCCGGTAACCGCGCGCCAGCTGCGGGCCCGCGATGTACAGTTCGCCGACCGCGCCGACGGGCACCGGGACGAACCGCTCGTCGAGGACGTACTCGCGCACCGTGCGCAACGGCGGGCCGAGTGTCACCGGCCGGTCGGGGGCGAGCGCGTCGCTCAGGTTGGTCACGATGGTGGTCTCGGTGGGGCCGTAGCCGTTGAAGAACCGGCGGCTGCGGCCGTCGGGGAGCGGAATCGTCCAGCGCCGCACCAGCTCCGGCGGGCACGCCTCACCGGCCGCCACCACCACCCGCAGGTCGTCGAGTCCGGCGGGATCGAGCGAGGCCAGCACCGAGGGCGTCATCCCCACGTGTGTCACCCGCTCGCGCCGCAGCAGTTCGGCCAGCTCGGCGCCGCCGTACACGGTCGGCGGCACCACGACCAGCGTCGCGGCGCCCGCCAGCATCAACAGGTGCTCGAACACCGAGAGATCGAACGAAGGCGAGGCGAAGTGCAGCACCCGGGACGCGCCGTCCACCTCGTAGCGGGCGGCCTGCTCGGCGCGGATGCCCGCGATGCCCGCGTGGGAGACCACGACGCCCTTGGGCAGCCCGGTGGAACCGGAGGTGTAGATGACGTAGGCCGGGTGCTCGGCGCGCAACGGCCGCGTCCGGTCGGCGTTGGTGATCAGCTCGCTCGACTGCGCCGCGCACTCGGCGCGCACGCGCTCACCGTCGACGACCAGCCAGTCGACCTGCGCCGGAAGGCTATCCGCCACCTCGGCGACCGTCAGGCCGAGCACCGCGCCCGAATCGGCGAGCATGTGCGCGACCCGGTCGGCGGGATAGGCCGGGTCGACGGACAGGAAGCCGGCACCCGTCTTCGCCACCGCCCACATGCCGACCACCGACTCCAGCGACCGGGGCATCCCCAGCGCGACCAGATCCTCCGGCCCGACGCCGCGCGCGATCAACGCCCTGGCCAGGCGGGTGGAGCGCGCGTCGAGTTCGGCGTAGGTCAGCGACCCGAGCGTGCGCGTCGCATCGGCGAACACCACCGCGGTGCGGTCGGGGCTCGCTTCGACAGCGGCCGCCAACAGCTGGGGAAACACCGGGACGCGTGGCCGCCGGGATCGGACGGGGCGGCTACGCGCCCCGCTCACCGGGTGGCCCCCGCCAGGAGGTAGCTCCGGTCGCGTGTCGAAAGCTGGTACATCACACTCACTCCTGTCGGGCAACGGCTGCACTACACAGGCGCGATCAGGGGCTGCCTGACCACGTGCGATCTTTCGTTTTCGAGAATGCCGCGACCGGGCTCACTTCATCGGCGGGCGGTCCTCAGGAAGTCGGCGAGCGCGAAGACTGCGATGTCTTGCCCGGCTTCCGCCTCCCGATCATGGCCGTCGAACACCACCACGCGCAAATCGGGTAGTTCGGCCGTATCGAGTCCGGACAGCGCGCTGTCGTCGGCCAGCAAATGGGTGATCCACTCGTCCGCCAGCACTCCGGTCAGGTCGTAGCCCGGCCCCTCGGGGGCGAGCACCAGGGTGGCCCCCGCCGCGCCCGCCGCCACGATCTCGGCGACGAACGCCGCGGAGTCCAGGCCGCCGTGCCGGAAGGTCCGCGACTCGTAGGTCAGCTTGGCCCGCGTCTGCATGCGTTCGGCCGCGGTCGCCAACGCGTCGTAGGTCACGATCGCCCCGTCGGCGAGCACCAGCGCGGGATGCTCGCCGCGCAACACCGTCACGCGATTGGCGTAGGTGACCGGCCTGCTCGACTCGGCGGCGACGAGGTCACGCACCTCGGCCGAGTCCAGCCGCAGCCACTGTCCGTCCGGCGAACCCGCGGTGCCCGCGACCAGACCGAGGACCGCGCCCTCGGGCAGTTCCGCGCGTCCGACCGGCGCCACGGCGGCACCCGCCTTGAGCACCGCCCACACCGCGACCACCGAGCCGACGTCCCGCGCGGGCGCCACCGCCACGACGCTGCCCGGCCCGCAGCCGCGCGCGATGAGCACCCGCGCCAGCCGGGAGGACTCGGCGTCGAGCTCGCGGAAGCTGGTCTCGGTCTCGCCGGCGGCCAGCGCCGGGGCGTCCGGGTCGTCCTCGACGGCGGCGGTGAGCAGCTGCGGCAGCTCGGTGCCGCCCGCGACGACGAACTCGTCCTCGTCGAACTCCGGCTCCGGCGCCGCCACCGCACCGCGTTCCTCGGGGTCGAGGATGTCGATGTCGCCGACGATCGCGCCGGCGTCCGCGCGCACCGCCCGCAGGATGCGTTCGAAGCGGCGGGCCATCGCCGCCACGGTCGCCTCGTCGAACAGGTCGGTGGCGTAGGTGAACGAGATCGCCAGTTCACCGGGTGTGCCGTCGGCGTGCTGGGTCGGCTGCACCACCAACTGCAGGTCGAACTTGGCGCTGAGCTGGTCGGATTCCAGCAGCGAGATGGTGAGCCCGGGCAGTTCGGCGCGCGGCGGGGCGAAATCCTCGAAGGTGATGGCGACCTGGAACAGCGGGGTCTGCTCACGCGAGCCACCCGCGATCACCTCGGCCACCCGCTCGAACGGGATGTCGGCGTGCGCGAACGCGGCCAGGTCGGTCTCCCTGGTCGCCTCGAGCAGCGCCTGGAAGGAGGCGGCCCGGTCGACCTCGGTGCGCAGGGTCAGGGTGTTGACGAACATGCCGACCAGGTCGTCGAGCGCGCGCTCGCCGCGGCCGGCGACCGGGGTGCCGATCGCGATGTCCGAGCTGCCGGACAGCCGGGCGAGCAGTACCGCGAGCGCGGCGTGCACGACCATGAACAGCGACGCCCGGTGCTCGTGCGCCAACCGGACCAGCCCGGCGTGCACGTCGTCGTCGACGACGATGCCGACACTGGCGCCGCGCTCGGACGGCGCCGGGGGCCGCGGGCGGTCCAGCGGCAGTTCCAGCGCCCCGGGCAGCCCGGCCAGCTGCTGCCGCCAGTAGTCCAGCTGACGCGCGGCCGGGGAATCCGGGTCCTCGTCGGTACCGACGACAGCGCGCTGCCAGAGGGCGTAGTCGGCGTACTGCACCGGCAGCGGCGCCCAGCCGGGCGCCTCGCCCTCGGTGCGGGCCAGGTAGGCGGTCACCAGGTCGCGGGCCAGCGGGGCGAGTGAGACGCCGTCGGCGCAGATGTGGTGCACCACGACGACCAGCACGTGCTCCTCGGCGCCCGCGGCGAGCAGGGCGATGCGCACCGGCGCGGCCTCGGTCACGTCGAAGCCCGCCGACATCAGCTCGCCGATGCGGGCGCGCGGGTCGGCCGGGTGCTCCACCGCGAGACCGTGCGGCAGCACCGCGGTCACCGGCAGCACCTGCTGATAGGGCTGCCCGCCCGGTCCCGTGGTGGGGAACCGGGTGCGCAGCGCCTCGTGCCGCACCAGCACGTCCTCGACGGCCAGCCGCAGCGCGTCGGTGTCGAGCGCGCCCGCGAGCCGGATCGCGAACGGCAGGTTGTAGGCGGCCGAGGCGGGATCGAGCTGGTTGAGCACCCACATCCGCTGCTGGGCGAGCGAGAGCGGCACCTGCTCGGGCCGTTCGGCCCTGGTCAGCGGCGGGCGCGCGGCGGCGTGGCGGCCCACGCCGGGCACGATGCGGGCCGCCAGCGCCGCGACGGTGGGCGCCTCGAACAGATCGCGCACCGAGACGTTGGTCTCCAGCGTCTCGTTGATCCGGGCCACCGCCCGGGTCGCGAGCAGCGAGTTGCCGCCGAGTGCGAAGTAGTCGTCGTCGGCGCCCACGCGGTCCAGGCCGAGCAGTTCGGCGTAGACGGTGGCGACGATCTCCTCCACCTGGGTCACCGGCGCGCGGAACTCCCTGGCGCGGAAGGTGGGTTCGGGCAGCGCCTTGCGGTCCAGCTTGCCGCTGGTGTTGAGCGGGAAGGCGTCGAGCACGACCACCGCGGCCGGGACCATGTAGGCGGGCAGTGTCGTGCCGACGGCGGCGAGCAGGTCGTCGGTGTCGACGGTCTCGCCCGGGCGGGGCACCACGTAGCCGACGAGCTGGTCACCGGTGGCCGTCGGCACCACCAGCACCGCGGCCTGGCTGATCTGCGGCTGCACCAGCAGCGCGGTCTCGATCTCGCCCAGCTCGATGCGCTGGCCGCGGAACTTCACCTGGAAGTCGGTGCGGCCCAAGTACTCCAGCCGGTGCGGCTGATCGCGCCACACCACCAGGTCACCGGTGCGGTACATGCGCGCGCCCGGCTCGAACGGGTTGGCCACGAACCGGTCGGCGGTGAGATCGGGCCGCGACACATAGCCGCGGGCCAGCTGCGCACCGGCCAGGTACAGCTCGCCGACCACACCCTCGGGCACCGCGCGCAGGCGCGCGTCCAGCACGTACACCCGGGTGTTCCACTGCGGCAGGCCGATCGGCACCGTGGCGACGTCCGTCTCCCGGGCGGGCCAGTACGTCACCGACACCGCGGCCTCGGTGGGGCCGTACAGGTTGTGCACGGCGGCGTCGGACATCGCGCGGACGGCGGCGACGGTTTCCGGCGGCAGCGCCTCACCGATGACGAAGATGTCCCGCAGCGTGGGCACCGAGCCGGGCGCGGTGTGGGTGGCGAACACCGTCAACATCGAGGGCACGAAGTCGGTGACCGTGACACGCTGCGCGGCAATGGTTTCGGCGATGTACACCGGGTCGCGGTGGCCGTCGTGGGTGGCGACCACCAGTTTCGCGCCCGCCCGCAGCGGCATGAAGTAACCCCACAGCGAAACGTCGAACGTCGTCGCCGTCTTCTGCAGATACACATCCCCCGGACCCATCGGATACTCCGACAGCATCCACTCGATCTGATTGTCGATCGCCCCGTGCGAGACCGCCACACCCTTCGGACGACCCGTCGAACCCGACGTGAAGATCACATACGCCGGATTGTCCCGACGCACCGGACGCACCAACTCCGCCGCCTCCACCGGCGCGGCCGAGTAGCCCGCCAGATCGACGGTGTCGAGCAGCACCAGATCGGTACCCGCGGGCACCGGCACCGCATCCGCCGTGGTGGACAGCACGCAGGCCGGCTGCGCGGTGTCGAGGATGTGCGCGATGCGCTCGGCCGGATGATCCGGATCCAACGGCACATACGCGCCACCGGCCGCGACCACCGCATACATACCGACCACGAGATCCAGCGACCGCCGGATCGCCAGGCCGACCAGCGACTCCGCGCCGACACCGCGCGCGATGAGCAGCCGGGCCAGCCGGTTGACCCGCTCGTCGAACTCGCGGTAGGTCAGCTCGGCGCCCTCGTAGGACAGCGCCACCGCGTCGGCGTGCGCGGCCACCGCGCGACGGTAGCCGTCCAGCAGCAGCCGCGCGGGCAGCGGGTGCGCGGTGTCGTTCCAGTCCAGCAGGATCCGCTGCCGCTCCCCCGGCTCCAACAGATCGATCGCGCCGACGCTGCGCCGGGCGTCCTCGACCACCGCGGTCAGGACGCGGCGCAACCGCTCGGCGAAGGCTGCCATCGTCGACTCGTCGAACAGGTCGGTGGCGTAGATGAACGAGGCCGCCATGCCCGCCGGGGCGCCGTCGGTCTCACGCGGCACCAGGGTCAGTTCCAGATCGAACTTCGCCAGCGGCGCACCCAGTTCCAGCGCCGCCGCGGTGAGGCCGGGCAGCCGCAGTTCGGTGTGGGCCATGTTCTGGAAGGTCAGCATCACCTGGAACAGCGGGTGCCTGCCCATCGACCGGGCGGGGTCGAGCAGCTCGACCAGCCGCTCGAAGGGCAGATCGGCGTGCGCGAAGGCCGCCACATCGGTCTGGCGGACCTGGGCGAGCAGTTCGGCGAAGCTCGCGTCCGGGTCGACGTCGCTGCGCAGCACCAGCGTGTTGACGAACATGCCGACCAGATCGTCGAGCGCCTCGTCGCCACGACCGGCCACCGCGGTGCCGACGGCGATGTCGGTGGTCCCCGACAGCCGCGCCAGCAGCACCGAGAACGCGGCGTGCATGACGAAGAACAGCGTCGAATTGTGCTGCTGCGCCAGGCTGTCCAGTGCCGCGTGCAGTTCGGCGTCGAGCTCGAAGGAGTACGCGGCGGCCCGGTTGGACATCACCGCCGGACGCGGACGGTCCGCGGGCAGGTCCAGCTGCTCGGGCAGCCCGGCCAGCTGCTCCCGCCAGAACGCGATCTGCTGGGCCAGCAGCGAATCCGGGTCGTCCTCGGCGCCGAGCGTCTCGCGCTGCCACAGCGCGTAGTCGGCGTACTGCACCGCCAGCGGCGCCCACCGCGGACGGTCGCCGTTCACGCGCACCGAATAGGCCGACATCAGGTCGCGGGTCAGCGGGCCCATCGAGAAGCCGTCACCGGCGATGTGATGCACCACGCACAGCAGCACGTGCTCCTCGGGCCCGAGCGCGAACAGCCGCAGCCGCACCGGCGGCGCGACGGTGACGTCGAACCCGCCCAGTGCGACGGTGCCGACCTGAGCGAACAGCTCCTCCTCGGTCGCGGTGACCACATCCAGCGCGGGCACGGCGCGCGGGTCGTCGAGCGGCAGCACCTCCTGCACGCCGTCCCCGTCGACCTCCGGGTAGACCGTGCGCAGCACCTCGTGGCGCTCCACCAGGTCACGCACGGCGGCTCGCAGGGCGTCCACGTGCAGCGCGCCGGTGAGACGCACGGCGACCGGAATGTTGTTGACGCCGCTGTCGGGATCGAAGCGGTTGAGGAACCACATCCGCTGCTGGGCATACGACAGCGGCACCCGCGCCGGACGCGGCACGGCGCGCAGCGCGGGTCGCGACGGCGCACCGAGCTGCTGCTGGAGTTGCGCGGCGAGCCCGGACACGCTCGGCGATTCGAACAGCAGCGGCAGCGGCACCCGGATGTCGAGTTCGGCGCCGATGCGGGCCACCGCCTGGGTGGCCAGCAGCGAGTTGCCGCCGAGTTCGAAGAAGTCGTCGTCGGCGCCGACCCGCTCCTCGGAATCCGGCAGCAGCAGCGCCGCGAACACGTCGGCGACGATCTGCTCGTAGCGGTTCGACGGCGCACGGAACGCCTTGCCCGCGAACACCGGAGCGGGCAGCGCGGCCCGGTCCAGCTTGCCGACCGCGTTCAGCGGCAGCTCGTCGAGCACCGTGATCGACGCCGGAACCATGTACGCGGGCAACGTCTTCCCGACGAACTCGGCCACCTCGGCGGTGTCCGGTTCGGTGCCCGGCTTGGCCAGCACGTAGGCGGCCAGCGCGG contains:
- a CDS encoding non-ribosomal peptide synthetase, which produces MDSARRSAGTRGAGGRRRRSGAALLPQLLTAAVESAPEAVALRFNPTGAPADQRELTYRELDESSSRLARELIDRGMGPGDFVAMGIARSVESVTSLWAIAKTGATYVPVDPAYPADRIAHILGDSGARVGLTTSAHRGALGGDVDWIDLDDPEQLARIAARPAHPISYADRVRPLTAAHPAWVIYTSGSTGKPKGVLVSHHGLAMVAAVGARFGFGVGSRATHVTSPSFDFSLMEMLFAFSQGATLIVAPPMVYGGAEMAELVRREQVTDLLMTPGALESVDPAGLDSVRTVVVGGEKVNPELVARWQRPDRAMHNVYGPTETTVIVTSAELRADEPVTIGTAFPGVGAYVLDPRLRPVPAGVVGELYLAGPSLAYGYWGRPELTAERFVANPFAAKSSASESSGGETDSAGSRMYRTGDLVRRRESDGAFEYMGRSDFQVKIRGLRIELGEIDNALIAHPDIDYAATLGVTLPSGTTALAAYVLAKPGTEPDTAEVAEFVGKTLPAYMVPASITVLDELPLNAVGKLDRAALPAPVFAGKAFRAPSNRYEQIVADVFAALLLPDSEERVGADDDFFELGGNSLLATQAVARIGAELDIRVPLPLLFESPSVSGLAAQLQQQLGAPSRPALRAVPRPARVPLSYAQQRMWFLNRFDPDSGVNNIPVAVRLTGALHVDALRAAVRDLVERHEVLRTVYPEVDGDGVQEVLPLDDPRAVPALDVVTATEEELFAQVGTVALGGFDVTVAPPVRLRLFALGPEEHVLLCVVHHIAGDGFSMGPLTRDLMSAYSVRVNGDRPRWAPLAVQYADYALWQRETLGAEDDPDSLLAQQIAFWREQLAGLPEQLDLPADRPRPAVMSNRAAAYSFELDAELHAALDSLAQQHNSTLFFVMHAAFSVLLARLSGTTDIAVGTAVAGRGDEALDDLVGMFVNTLVLRSDVDPDASFAELLAQVRQTDVAAFAHADLPFERLVELLDPARSMGRHPLFQVMLTFQNMAHTELRLPGLTAAALELGAPLAKFDLELTLVPRETDGAPAGMAASFIYATDLFDESTMAAFAERLRRVLTAVVEDARRSVGAIDLLEPGERQRILLDWNDTAHPLPARLLLDGYRRAVAAHADAVALSYEGAELTYREFDERVNRLARLLIARGVGAESLVGLAIRRSLDLVVGMYAVVAAGGAYVPLDPDHPAERIAHILDTAQPACVLSTTADAVPVPAGTDLVLLDTVDLAGYSAAPVEAAELVRPVRRDNPAYVIFTSGSTGRPKGVAVSHGAIDNQIEWMLSEYPMGPGDVYLQKTATTFDVSLWGYFMPLRAGAKLVVATHDGHRDPVYIAETIAAQRVTVTDFVPSMLTVFATHTAPGSVPTLRDIFVIGEALPPETVAAVRAMSDAAVHNLYGPTEAAVSVTYWPARETDVATVPIGLPQWNTRVYVLDARLRAVPEGVVGELYLAGAQLARGYVSRPDLTADRFVANPFEPGARMYRTGDLVVWRDQPHRLEYLGRTDFQVKFRGQRIELGEIETALLVQPQISQAAVLVVPTATGDQLVGYVVPRPGETVDTDDLLAAVGTTLPAYMVPAAVVVLDAFPLNTSGKLDRKALPEPTFRAREFRAPVTQVEEIVATVYAELLGLDRVGADDDYFALGGNSLLATRAVARINETLETNVSVRDLFEAPTVAALAARIVPGVGRHAAARPPLTRAERPEQVPLSLAQQRMWVLNQLDPASAAYNLPFAIRLAGALDTDALRLAVEDVLVRHEALRTRFPTTGPGGQPYQQVLPVTAVLPHGLAVEHPADPRARIGELMSAGFDVTEAAPVRIALLAAGAEEHVLVVVVHHICADGVSLAPLARDLVTAYLARTEGEAPGWAPLPVQYADYALWQRAVVGTDEDPDSPAARQLDYWRQQLAGLPGALELPLDRPRPPAPSERGASVGIVVDDDVHAGLVRLAHEHRASLFMVVHAALAVLLARLSGSSDIAIGTPVAGRGERALDDLVGMFVNTLTLRTEVDRAASFQALLEATRETDLAAFAHADIPFERVAEVIAGGSREQTPLFQVAITFEDFAPPRAELPGLTISLLESDQLSAKFDLQLVVQPTQHADGTPGELAISFTYATDLFDEATVAAMARRFERILRAVRADAGAIVGDIDILDPEERGAVAAPEPEFDEDEFVVAGGTELPQLLTAAVEDDPDAPALAAGETETSFRELDAESSRLARVLIARGCGPGSVVAVAPARDVGSVVAVWAVLKAGAAVAPVGRAELPEGAVLGLVAGTAGSPDGQWLRLDSAEVRDLVAAESSRPVTYANRVTVLRGEHPALVLADGAIVTYDALATAAERMQTRAKLTYESRTFRHGGLDSAAFVAEIVAAGAAGATLVLAPEGPGYDLTGVLADEWITHLLADDSALSGLDTAELPDLRVVVFDGHDREAEAGQDIAVFALADFLRTARR